In one Acidobacteriota bacterium genomic region, the following are encoded:
- a CDS encoding type II toxin-antitoxin system RelE/ParE family toxin produces MARFDVLIKPSAVKEIEAIASKTDRRRVVTKIRRLADDPRPPGCRKLSGRDRYRIRVGVYRILHSIMDEQLVVFVVKVGHRKNVYH; encoded by the coding sequence GTGGCCAGATTTGATGTTCTGATCAAGCCATCGGCGGTCAAGGAGATCGAGGCCATCGCCTCCAAGACGGACCGGCGCCGTGTTGTCACCAAGATCCGCCGTCTGGCGGACGACCCGCGTCCTCCCGGCTGCAGAAAACTCTCGGGACGTGACCGATATCGAATCCGAGTCGGAGTCTACCGAATCCTCCATTCCATCATGGACGAACAGCTTGTTGTATTTGTGGTCAAGGTTGGGCATAGAAAAAATGTCTATCACTGA